A single region of the Kocuria rosea genome encodes:
- a CDS encoding DUF349 domain-containing protein, translated as MPKPGIPRPGAPAAPAQASPGPAPTPAAVPPSATPAATPSVAPSAAPSAAAPALASPESVARARAFGRVTEDGHVYVVVDGEEVLCGQFPDATEDEALGYFARKFDDVEAQVALLEQRVAAGAPSADMQSTVDHLAEQVGQRKMLGDVKALESRLEALRPAIRELEAAERAAHEAQRAQNVAAREAIVAEAEQIAAQDPQRTQWKQSSARMAELFDQWKTHQKSGIRLGRAAEDALWKRFRTARTTFDRHRRAFFSQLDADNSEAKKAKEALIAEAEALSGSTDWGATAAEYRRLMDRWKESKRASKKDDDALWARFRAAQDTFFAARKADNDRIDEEFEGNLAVKEQLLAEAKALLPVTDLKAAKRALGDILDRWEQAGKVPRAHMRRVEAELRTVEDAVRQVEDEKWQRSNPETKARSNSMLTQLESKIEDQEDALARAQATGDTKRAAKLEGELATSRQWLETLRRSAADLR; from the coding sequence GTGCCGAAGCCGGGGATCCCCCGGCCGGGCGCCCCCGCGGCGCCGGCGCAGGCCTCCCCCGGCCCGGCCCCCACCCCCGCGGCGGTCCCGCCGTCCGCGACCCCGGCGGCGACCCCGTCGGTGGCCCCGAGCGCGGCCCCGTCGGCGGCGGCGCCGGCCCTCGCCTCCCCGGAGTCCGTGGCCCGCGCCCGGGCCTTCGGGCGGGTCACGGAGGACGGGCACGTCTACGTGGTCGTCGACGGCGAGGAGGTCCTCTGCGGCCAGTTCCCGGACGCGACCGAGGACGAGGCGCTGGGCTACTTCGCCCGGAAGTTCGACGACGTCGAGGCGCAGGTGGCGCTGCTCGAGCAGCGCGTGGCCGCGGGCGCGCCCTCGGCCGACATGCAGAGCACCGTGGACCACCTCGCCGAGCAGGTCGGCCAGCGCAAGATGCTCGGGGACGTCAAGGCCCTCGAGTCCCGGCTGGAGGCCCTGCGCCCGGCGATCCGGGAGCTCGAGGCCGCCGAGCGGGCCGCCCACGAGGCGCAGCGCGCCCAGAACGTCGCGGCCCGGGAGGCGATCGTGGCGGAGGCGGAGCAGATCGCCGCCCAGGACCCGCAGCGCACGCAGTGGAAGCAGTCCTCGGCCCGGATGGCGGAGCTCTTCGACCAGTGGAAGACCCACCAGAAGTCCGGCATCCGTCTGGGCCGGGCCGCGGAGGACGCCCTGTGGAAGCGGTTCCGCACGGCGCGCACCACGTTCGACCGGCACCGCCGGGCGTTCTTCTCGCAGCTGGACGCCGACAACTCCGAGGCGAAGAAGGCCAAGGAGGCCCTCATCGCCGAGGCGGAGGCCCTGTCCGGCTCCACCGACTGGGGCGCCACGGCCGCGGAGTACCGCCGTCTGATGGACCGGTGGAAGGAGTCCAAGCGTGCCTCCAAGAAGGACGACGACGCCCTGTGGGCGCGGTTCCGCGCCGCCCAGGACACCTTCTTCGCGGCGCGCAAGGCCGACAACGACCGGATCGACGAGGAGTTCGAGGGCAACCTCGCCGTGAAGGAGCAGCTGCTCGCCGAGGCGAAGGCGCTGCTGCCGGTCACGGACCTCAAGGCCGCCAAGCGGGCCCTGGGCGACATCCTGGACCGGTGGGAGCAGGCGGGGAAGGTCCCGCGCGCCCACATGCGCCGGGTCGAGGCCGAGCTGCGCACCGTGGAGGACGCCGTGCGCCAGGTCGAGGACGAGAAGTGGCAGCGCTCCAACCCGGAGACGAAGGCACGGTCCAACTCGATGCTCACCCAGCTCGAGTCGAAGATCGAGGACCAGGAGGACGCGCTGGCCCGGGCGCAGGCCACCGGGGACACCAAGCGCGCGGCCAAGCTGGAGGGCGAGCTCGCCACCAGCCGCCAGTGGCTCGAGACGCTGCGCCGTTCGGCGGCCGACCTGCGCTGA
- the hisS gene encoding histidine--tRNA ligase, giving the protein MARKTSLSGFPEWLPEERLVELHVLDVLRESFELHGFSSIETRAVETVGQLLRKGEIDKEVYVVSRLQEDEDAAPAERGDDQLALHFDLTVPFARYVVENGGHLAFPFRRYQIQKVWRGERPQEGRAREFTQADIDVVGDGALPFRYDVELALVMIDALSKLPIPPFVLRVNNRKLAEGFYQGIGLQDTAGVLRNIDKLEKIGPERVAQALCDEVGATPEQAQAALQLAAIRTEDTSFVEQVRALGVNTQLLEEGLRELAEVVGEASRRAPGTVVADLSIARGLDYYTGTVYETVLVGHEQLGSVCSGGRYESLASTGKKTYPGVGLSVGVTRLVTRMLSQGMAAPSRKVPTAVLISLVDEESWSPAQDVAQQLRERGIACEVSASAAKFGKQIKYAERRGIPYVWFTVRGEDGSLAHEVKDIRSGEQVSADPASWSPPAEDLRPVVRAAGS; this is encoded by the coding sequence ATGGCCCGCAAGACCTCCCTGTCCGGTTTCCCCGAATGGCTTCCGGAGGAGCGTCTGGTCGAGCTGCACGTCCTCGACGTCCTGCGGGAGAGCTTCGAACTGCACGGCTTCTCCTCGATCGAGACCCGCGCCGTCGAGACGGTCGGCCAGCTGCTGCGCAAGGGCGAGATCGACAAGGAGGTCTACGTCGTCTCCCGGCTGCAGGAGGACGAGGACGCCGCCCCCGCCGAGCGCGGTGACGACCAGCTGGCGCTGCACTTCGACCTCACCGTTCCCTTCGCCCGGTACGTGGTGGAGAACGGCGGGCACCTCGCCTTCCCGTTCCGCCGCTACCAGATCCAGAAGGTGTGGCGCGGCGAGCGCCCCCAGGAGGGCCGGGCCCGCGAGTTCACCCAGGCGGACATCGACGTGGTGGGCGACGGCGCGCTGCCGTTCCGCTACGACGTGGAGCTCGCGCTCGTGATGATCGACGCCCTGTCCAAGCTTCCCATCCCGCCGTTCGTGCTACGGGTCAACAACCGCAAGCTCGCCGAGGGGTTCTACCAGGGCATCGGGCTGCAGGACACCGCCGGGGTGCTGCGCAACATCGACAAGCTCGAGAAGATCGGCCCCGAGCGGGTGGCCCAGGCCCTGTGCGACGAGGTCGGCGCCACCCCCGAGCAGGCGCAGGCCGCGCTGCAGCTGGCGGCGATCCGCACCGAGGACACGTCCTTCGTGGAGCAGGTCCGCGCGCTGGGGGTGAACACCCAGCTGCTCGAGGAGGGGCTGCGCGAGCTCGCCGAGGTCGTGGGGGAGGCCTCCCGGCGCGCCCCCGGCACGGTGGTCGCCGACCTCTCGATCGCCCGCGGCCTCGACTACTACACCGGCACCGTCTACGAGACCGTGCTGGTGGGACACGAGCAGCTCGGCTCCGTGTGCTCCGGCGGCCGCTACGAGTCCCTCGCGTCCACCGGCAAGAAGACCTACCCCGGCGTGGGCCTGTCCGTGGGCGTCACCCGGCTGGTCACCCGCATGCTGTCCCAGGGGATGGCCGCGCCCTCCCGCAAGGTCCCCACCGCGGTGCTGATCTCCCTGGTGGACGAGGAGTCCTGGTCCCCGGCCCAGGACGTGGCCCAGCAGCTGCGCGAGCGCGGCATCGCGTGCGAGGTCTCGGCGAGCGCGGCCAAGTTCGGCAAGCAGATCAAGTACGCCGAGCGCCGCGGCATCCCCTACGTGTGGTTCACGGTCCGCGGCGAGGACGGCTCGCTCGCCCACGAGGTCAAGGACATCCGCTCCGGCGAGCAGGTCTCCGCCGACCCGGCCTCCTGGTCCCCGCCGGCCGAGGACCTGCGCCCGGTCGTGCGCGCGGCGGGCTCCTGA